A DNA window from Clavibacter sepedonicus contains the following coding sequences:
- a CDS encoding inositol monophosphatase family protein, whose amino-acid sequence MTTPGDSELLTIARDIAVRAGELALRRRREGVEVAASKSSPEDIVTHTDRETEDLIRQALRDVRPEDGFLGEESEGTSGTSGLTWVVDPIDGTVNFLYGIPAWAVSVAVVEGDADPLTWTARAGCVVNPTLGEVYTATAGGGSALDGRPLAVNAGVPLSLALVGTGFSYGAETRMRQGRVITELLGEVRDIRRIGAASLDLCNVAAGRTDAYFERGLKPWDHSAGALIAAEAGARVTGISGGPASAELLIAADPELARALEERLERPRA is encoded by the coding sequence ATGACGACCCCCGGTGACTCCGAGCTCCTGACCATCGCCCGCGACATCGCCGTCCGCGCCGGGGAGCTCGCGCTCCGCCGCCGCCGCGAGGGCGTCGAGGTCGCCGCGTCGAAGTCCAGCCCGGAGGACATCGTCACGCACACCGACCGCGAGACCGAGGACCTCATCCGGCAGGCGCTGCGAGACGTCCGCCCCGAGGACGGCTTCCTCGGCGAGGAGTCTGAGGGCACGTCCGGAACCTCCGGCCTCACCTGGGTGGTCGACCCCATCGACGGCACCGTCAACTTCCTCTACGGCATCCCCGCGTGGGCCGTGAGCGTCGCCGTGGTCGAGGGCGACGCGGATCCGCTCACCTGGACCGCGCGCGCCGGCTGCGTCGTGAACCCCACCCTCGGCGAGGTCTACACGGCGACGGCGGGCGGCGGATCCGCGCTCGACGGCCGACCGCTCGCCGTGAACGCGGGCGTGCCGCTCTCCCTCGCGCTCGTGGGCACGGGCTTCTCGTACGGCGCGGAGACGCGCATGCGGCAGGGCCGCGTGATCACCGAGCTGCTCGGCGAGGTGCGCGACATCCGCCGGATCGGCGCCGCGTCGCTCGACCTCTGCAACGTCGCGGCGGGCCGCACCGACGCGTACTTCGAGCGCGGGCTGAAGCCGTGGGACCACTCGGCCGGCGCCCTGATCGCGGCGGAAGCCGGCGCGCGCGTGACCGGGATCAGCGGCGGACCCGCGTCCGCCGAGCTCCTGATCGCCGCGGATCCCGAGCTCGCGCGCGCCCTCGAGGAGCGGCTGGAGCGCCCGCGCGCATAG
- a CDS encoding aldo/keto reductase, which yields MFPAAPGPRTRALGTSGVVVSALGLGTSGFGWTADRDEAWAILDAYREEGGTFIDTASSYSQWVPGHEGGESEAIIGGWLAARGCRDDVVVGTKVGKSRDAPGTSARSIRRGVDASLRRLGTTHVDIVHAHLDDTRTPLEETVAALSELVEEGKARLVGVSGFRPERIEQALALAHGSGAVPVGVVQEEYSLLVRDHAEGRLQAVVRQEGLGLVAHSVLAKGFLTGKYLPGAPAVPSARALDAEQHMSAGGHATVRAAEEVARTRGVTVAEVAIAWVLGRPGIASALVGARTARQIRQLMPAAQLVLDDDEVSRLASAAARATRDESA from the coding sequence ATGTTCCCCGCCGCACCCGGCCCACGCACGCGCGCCCTCGGCACGTCCGGCGTCGTCGTCTCCGCGCTCGGCCTCGGCACGAGCGGCTTCGGCTGGACCGCCGACCGCGACGAGGCGTGGGCGATCCTCGACGCGTACCGCGAGGAGGGCGGCACCTTCATCGACACCGCCTCCTCCTACTCGCAGTGGGTGCCGGGCCACGAGGGCGGGGAGTCCGAGGCGATCATCGGCGGCTGGCTGGCCGCGCGCGGCTGCCGCGACGACGTGGTCGTCGGCACCAAGGTCGGCAAGAGCCGCGACGCCCCCGGCACGTCGGCGCGGTCCATCCGCCGCGGGGTGGACGCCTCGCTCCGCCGGCTCGGCACGACGCACGTCGACATCGTGCACGCGCACCTCGACGACACCCGCACCCCGCTCGAGGAGACCGTCGCCGCGCTGTCCGAGCTCGTGGAGGAGGGCAAGGCGCGGCTGGTCGGCGTCTCCGGGTTCCGGCCCGAGCGGATCGAGCAGGCGCTGGCGCTCGCGCACGGATCCGGCGCGGTGCCCGTCGGCGTGGTGCAGGAGGAGTACAGCTTGCTGGTCCGCGACCACGCGGAGGGGCGGCTGCAGGCGGTGGTCCGGCAGGAGGGCCTCGGCCTCGTCGCGCACAGCGTGCTCGCCAAGGGGTTCCTCACGGGCAAGTACCTGCCGGGTGCGCCCGCGGTGCCGTCCGCCCGCGCGCTCGACGCGGAGCAGCACATGTCGGCGGGCGGGCACGCGACCGTGCGCGCGGCCGAGGAGGTCGCGAGGACGCGCGGCGTCACGGTCGCCGAGGTCGCCATCGCGTGGGTGCTCGGTCGGCCCGGGATCGCGAGCGCGCTCGTCGGCGCGCGCACGGCCCGGCAGATCCGGCAGCTGATGCCCGCTGCGCAGCTCGTGCTCGACGACGACGAGGTGTCCCGCCTCGCGTCCGCCGCAGCCCGGGCGACGCGGGACGAGAGCGCCTGA
- a CDS encoding YoaK family protein: MSRPWPEGSYIAALLVMTTATGAIDGVSYLALDRVFTGNMTGNVLFIGFGLVGVADIPVLNNLVALVAFMLGAVIASRITRRAPTDVHLPRSSVWILVTGALVTLALAVVWLAVGTLDTGVMIAITGFLALLLGAQAAAVKSIGLRDLSTVVVTMTMVNLSSDSRVAGGTGAAWARRIGAIVCMGLGALVAALITTHAGGAWALLAAGGLMVLGVGLLWNARRIERGRLREGAAASTDEARAAVSPA, from the coding sequence GTGTCCCGTCCCTGGCCCGAGGGCTCCTACATCGCCGCCCTGCTCGTGATGACGACCGCGACCGGCGCCATCGACGGCGTCAGCTACCTCGCGCTCGACCGCGTCTTCACCGGCAACATGACCGGCAACGTGCTCTTCATCGGCTTCGGCCTCGTGGGCGTCGCCGACATCCCCGTGCTCAACAACCTCGTGGCGCTCGTGGCCTTCATGCTCGGGGCGGTGATCGCGTCGCGCATCACCCGACGCGCGCCCACCGACGTGCACCTGCCGCGCTCCTCCGTCTGGATCCTCGTCACGGGCGCCCTGGTCACGCTCGCGCTCGCCGTGGTCTGGCTCGCGGTCGGGACGCTCGACACCGGGGTCATGATCGCCATCACGGGCTTCCTCGCGCTGCTGCTCGGCGCTCAGGCGGCCGCCGTGAAGAGCATCGGGCTGCGCGACCTCTCGACCGTGGTCGTGACGATGACGATGGTGAACCTCTCCTCCGACAGCCGCGTCGCCGGCGGCACGGGCGCCGCGTGGGCCCGCCGCATCGGCGCGATCGTCTGCATGGGGCTCGGCGCGCTGGTCGCCGCGCTCATCACGACGCACGCCGGCGGCGCGTGGGCGCTGCTCGCGGCGGGCGGCCTGATGGTGCTGGGCGTCGGCCTGCTGTGGAACGCGCGCCGGATCGAGCGGGGGCGCCTCCGTGAGGGTGCCGCCGCGTCGACCGACGAGGCGCGCGCCGCCGTGTCGCCCGCCTGA